Part of the Alteracholeplasma palmae J233 genome, ACTACTGAGCATGTAGAATTTTTACAAAAATTAGAAAAAGATTTTAAAGTCGTTATTGTATCTAACGCAAGATCTTCTAGAGTTTTAACAGCTATTAAGGGACAGTTTTCATATGTCTATTTATCAAAAAAGCCTTTTAAAGGCGGCTATAAAAAGGCCTTAAAATTAGCTTCTGTCAATCCAGATGAAGTCCTCATGATAGGAGATCAACTCATGACAGATGTTTATGGGGCAAGTAGAATGAAGATAAAGGCTGTATTAGTAAAAGCTGTTAAAAGAAAAAGTGATCATTTCTTTACAAGGCTTAATAGAAAAATAGAAAAACTTGTTCTTAAGAAAATAAAAGCAAAAGAGCCTCTAATTTATAAAGAAAGGTTAGAAGACTATGTCAACGGAAACTAAATGTCTGGGTTGTGGCAGTATTTTACAAAATAGTGATAAAACAATGCCAGGCTATGTAGAAAACCTTGAAGCAACTTATTGCAAGTCATGTTATCAACTTAAAAATTACGGCATAGCAACCGATCACTTTCACCCAGAAAGTCTACCAGAACTAAAAAGTAAGTCTCTAATTGTTATGGTAAGTTCAGTGATGCACTTAGATATGCTTTTTTCATATCGTGTGGATAGATATTACCCAAATGAAAAATATCTATACATTATCAATCAAATGGATTTGCTTCCAGAAAGTACTAATTTAGATTACTTAATGGATCAGATTGTTAGAAAAGCAAGAAAAAACAAAATACCATATGAAGATATCGTATTTATGTCAGCCCTTAAAAAAGAAGATATAAGCTCTCTAGAAGATTATTTATTAAGTTACAAAGAAAAAATATTTATTTACTAGGGGTACAAAACAGTGGTAAAACTACTATCTTTAAAGCTCTTACTCATAATACAACAGCTTTAAACATGAAAAAAGCTGCCTTGACTCAAACAGCTTTACAAGAAAAATTTCATGATAAAATTTTATGGGATATGCCAGGGTTATTTCAAATGGGTTATTTACATCAAATTATGCCCTATGAAAAATATAAGACCATTTTACCAGAAAAAGTACTTAGACCTACTATTTATCAATTAAATGCGACTCAAGCGATCATTATTGATGGTTTGATAGCTATTAATTATATCAAAGGTGAAAAACAATCATTTGTTTTCTATTTTAATCAAATAATTAAGTACCATAAGACAAATGTATTAAAAGTACCCATTTTATTTGACAAAAAAGAAATTAAGTTTAATCACTATGCAGATAGCTATGAAACGAAAATATTTAAATTAGATAAAGAGATTAAATACCAAGTGACATTTGCGGATATGGGGATATTACATCTTTTAGGACCAGCTACAATTGAAGTAGTACATGCTAAAAATATGCATGTTACTCTAATGGAGGCAATGTTTAAATGATTTTAGAAATTAGAAAAGCAGTAGAAGAGAAACTAGAAAAACACCCAGAAAGACTTAAGCATGTTCTAGGAGTATATGAAATGGCGACAAAACTCGCAGAACATTACAATCAAGAAGTTGAGCCAATTCAGATTGCTGCTTTATTTCATGATTACTCTAAGTATGATGACTTAGTTGATCAAATTAGATATATAGATTTAAAATTAGTAAAAAAATATAGTGAAACACCTGTTATGTATCATGCACTAGCTGCTGCAGCATTACTAGAATATCGCTATGATATTAAAAACAAAGAAATCCTAAGCGCTATTAGAAAACACGTATGGGGCGATGAAAATATGTCTATGGCAGATAAAATTGTTCTTATCAGTGATAAAATAGAATTAGGCAGAACATACCCTAAAGTAGAACACTTTAGAAACTTAGCATTTACAGATATTGACCAAGCAATTTATGAGTTTTTAGTAGATAATATTTCTTATAATAAACAACAAGGAAATAAAATACACGATGAGCAATATTTAGTAATTGAGAAAATAAAGGAGCAGTTAGATGACAAAACTAGAACAGACAATTAAAATTTTAGATGATTTAAATGTAAAAGAACTTGTAGCATATGATTTTGAAAAAACTTCACCTTTCTATGATTATTTTGTTATAGCTACTGTCAATGATAGACAGTCTATGGCAGCTTTTAGCCATTTTAAAAAAGAAATGACAGAAGATGTTAAAAATGTAGAAGGAAAAGATAGTGGTTGGGCATTAATTGACTTAGGAGATATTATTGTTCATTTATTTAAAGAAGAAGAAAGAAAATTCTATAATTTTGATACAAGATTATTAGGTGTGAAAAAAGTATACTAATGTTTGCATATTACTATGATCAACTGATGGAAGATATTGACTATGAAAGTATTTTAGAGCCAATTATTCCTTATTTAAATAAAGAAGATCTTATTTTAGATGCAGGATGCGGAACAGGACATATTTTAAATTACTTAAGAAACACAGGATTTTTATATGCTAAGGGAATTGATAATGATGAAAATATGTTATCTGTTGCAGGCAAGAAAATAAACAAGGAAGATGTTTTATACTATCATGATTTAAATGAAGTACTTCCGATGCAGTTTGATAAAATACTGATGTTGTTTGATGTGACTAATTACTTTGAAGATATTGAGATTATTTTTTCTAATATTTATCAAGGACTTAAAGATAATGGGTTATTTATCTTTGATATTTATAAGATAGAGTATTTAGAAATTATGAAAAACTATCAAGAAGAAGATGAATATCCTTTTTCTTACAAGTGGCATACTCAGTCAAAAAACCACATTCTCTCACATGATTTTTCTACACACAATTATAAATTAGAATTTAAACAATATTTATATGAAACAAGTTATTACGAAAAGATATTAAAAAAACTAGGATTTAAATTTAAAAAAATTTCAGGGAATGACGAAAGAAAAGAATATTACATTTGTAATAAGTAAAATGCCTCTTTGACTACTAGTATAGGTAGTGAAGGAGGTTTTTTTAATGAAAAAGGCATCATTGATTTTATTATTATGTCTCATATTTTTTATTACTTTTAAAAAGGAAGAACAACCCCAAAAAATTATTTTGCCGAATACAATAAAGGTTGAAATTACAGGTGGTGTAGTTATTCCTGGTATCTATGAACTTAAACAAACAGATACAATAGCTGTACTTATCAATTTAGCTCATGGGTTTATGCCTGATGCAGATATAAAAATGGTAGATTTAAACGAGATAATTAAAAATAAAAAATATCATATTCCGTTTAAGAAAAGTGAAGTAGAAAAAAATTATAAATATGATCTTAATTCAATTTCTTATGATGAATTACTTAGTTTGGGCATCAAAGAAAATAGAGCTTTAGAAATTATTATATACAGAAAAAATAAGCCTTTTGAAACACTAGAAGAGTTGCTAAATATTAAAGGAATTGGTGAAAAAACTCTTGAAAAGATTAAAGACTATTTTTACATTAGATGATCTACACTTATATTTGTTATTTGTTACGATATTTATTTTAATGATACACTATTATTTATTTGTTTTTATCATGCTATGGACACTCATAAAAGTTAGAAAAAATAAAAACATCATAATAGCTTTTATTATTCTTTCATTTATTATCATAACTATTTATATCTTTATAGTAAAAATTAATTTCTTAAAATATGGAATGATCATCGAAATAAATAAAAATGAATATTACAATCAATATGCAGTAAAGCTGTTATTTAAAAAAATAGATGTAATGAGCAAAACTGAATTTGATATCGGCGATGTAATTAAAGTAAGTGGCAAAATAATACAATATGAAAAAGAACTTAATCCTAGAGGGTTTAATCAGAAGTACTTTCATCTTGGCAATCAAGTGATTGGCTATATAAAGACAAATGAGATCATAAAAATAGGCAGTTTTAAACTTTTTAGAGTAAGGGAGTATACACAAGACTTTTCAAAAAATGAATATATTTCATATATGTTATTATTTTATATTTATTATAAAGTAGTAGACAAGATTTGTTACTATTTTGATTTAGAGGAAAGATATCAAAATATCGTTTATTTAGTTTTGACCATTGTATTGATGATTCTTTTTAAAATGCATTATTATTTAGAATTTAAATTAATTTTACTTGGAATTAAAATAAAGTGTGGAAACATACTTTCTTACCATGAAAAAAATAATTTAGCTTTTATAATACTTATCTTATATCAACCCACATATATTTTAAATCAAGGGTTCATTGTTTATTTAATTATCAAAACACTATTAGGATTGACTCAAAATAAAAAAATTATCATATTAACCCTAATCCCATTTATTTTATACTGGAATCAGTCTTTTAGTTTATATGACTTACTTAATTTAAGTTACAGAAATCTAAAGGCGATTTTATACCCTATTCAGTTTTTTTGGAAAGACTACTCAAATAGTCACATGCTTCATTATCTATCTATGACTAAACTTCAATTAGAATCTATTAGGTTCATCTATTTTAAACCTAATGAAGTCTATTTTATAGGTTATTTTAGTAGTCTTATTTTCATTTTTAAGCATAAAAAGATAAGAATAAGACAAATATATACACTTATCCTTTTACTGATGATAGTAATGATTAAATATATAATCATTGATCTTAATAATAATTGGGTTGTATTTTTAGATGTCGGACAAGGAGATACGGCAGTTATGAAAAAAAATCATCAGATTATTGTGGTAGATGCATTTGATCAAAGTATTGATTTTTTAAAGACTAATGGCATAAGTAAAGTAGATTATCTTATCTTAACGCACTCAGACTTAGACCATATTAAAAATGCCCAGAAAATGATAGATCAATTTAAAGTAGAAACACTTATTGTAAGTTTCTATGATAATGGATATGATATTCATCATAATAATGTGATAAAAATCAAAGATTATATGTATCATGAAAAAACAGAAATAACATTTTTTGGTCCTTTTGAAAAATTAGAAAGTAAAAACAATAATTCAGTTTGTTTTAAAATAAAGATTAATAATAAAACAATTCTATTTACAGGTGATATAGAAAAAGAAGCGGAAAAGAACTATATAAAAAGATATGGTAACAACTTAAAAGCTAATTTATTGAAAGTTGCCCACCATGGATCTAATACATCATCAACAATGGAATTTATAAACTACGTCAACCCTAGTCATGCAATTATCTCAGTAGGAAAAAATAATACTTATGGCTTACCGGATATCGATGTTATTAATAGCCTAAAGAAAAAAGGAATTAAAGTATTTATCACATCAGAAAATCACGCGGTCACATATAATTATAAAATATTTAAAAATGATATAAATTGAGAAAGACTCAAACAAGGCTATTAAATATGACACAAATTTAGTATAATAACTTGTGAAAGGGAGTTGTGTTATGAAAGAACGTATATATACTATTTTTGGTAAACAATTTTTCTTCGTAGAAAAAAAATTAGAAACTATGTTAACTGAATATAAAAATAAAGAGGTAGATATTATTAAGTATGATCTTGATGATTCTCCAATAGAAGAGCTGATTCAAGAACTACAAACAATTTCCTTTTTTTCGGATGAAAAAATTATTATCGTGAAAAACTTTGAAAAAATAGATCAAAAAAAAGAAGTCAAATTAAAAAAGTTATTGACTATCTAAAAAAACCAAGTGAAGATATTAAATTAATCTTTCTTTCATCTAATTTGGAAGATACCAATGATTTAATACTGGCTCTTAAAAAATACACATATATAGATACCGTTGAGACTTTAGAAAAAGAACAGTATCCTGAGTATATTAAAAGAGTTTTAAAAAATGAAGGGTTTATAATTGATGATATTGCCGCAAACGAACTATCTATTAGAGTCGATTATGATTTATATGCACTAGATTTGGAAATCAATAAGTTAAAACTATATAGCTATGATACTAAAAAAATAACAATTGAACTTATCAAAGAGCTAGTTAGTAAAAACTTAGAAGATAATATATATGAATTAACAAAATTAGTTTTAGAAGAAAAAATAGAAAAAGCACATGAAGTTTTTAAAGACTTAATGCAAACCAATGAAGAGCCTTTAAGAATTATTAATCAATTAGGACAAAGGGTTCGTGAATTAATGTATGCTAAAGATTTATTAAATCAGCATTATAACCAAGAACAAATTGCACAATATTTTAATTATAAAAAAGGTAGAGCCTATTTTTTAATTAAAGACGCAAAAGTTGTTAAACAAGAAAAATTAGAATACTTATTATCAAGCTTATCACAATTAGATTTTAAAATAAAATCAGGAAATATTGACAAAAAAATAGGACTTGAATTACTAATACTAGGGAGTGTATAAAATGTTAAAAAATAACAAAGTACTTATATTCGATTTTGAAACAAGTGGGCTAAGCCCACAAGATAGCCAAGTAATAGAAATTGGTGCAGTATTACTAGAAGAAAAAAATAATACTTATGTTGTCTCAAAAGAACTTAATCTATTAGTCACAGCAGACAAACCTTTACCAGCTAAAATAGTAGAAATCACAAATATCACAGATGAAATGTTACTAAGAGATGGTGTAGAACCAAAAGAAGCATTTAGACAATTATCATCAATGATTGATGAACAAACGCTTTTGGTGGCATATAACATTCAATTTGATTTAAGTTTCTTACAAAAAATGTATCAAGATTTTTATGAACCAAGTTATAAAATAAAAAATGACATCTTAGATGTCATGGTAGTTTATAAAGATAGAAACGAATTTCCTCATAGATTAGAAAACGCAGTAGCAAAATATAAAGTCAGTGTTTTAAGCACGCATAGAGCATTAGATGATGTATACGCAACATACGAGGTTTTAAAAGCACTTAAAGCAGAAAAGCCAGTCATTAAACACTATGTAAATAAAATAGGCTATAATCCTAAATACGGTGTATCTGGTATCAAATTGCCACATGTTACTTATATTCCACAATACGGAAATAGATTAGAAGTAGAAAAAGCATAAAAAAAATACATCCTAGGATGTATCTTATAGGTTATTAACCAATTTTGTTAAACTAGATTTATGTCTTGCAACAAAGTTTGTATGATAAATGCCTTTTGATTGCCCTTTATCTAATTTCTTATGAGCAACTGCTAAAGAAGATACTGCTTTATCTTTATCAGATGCAGCTACTGCTAGATGAACTTCTTTAATAGCAGTCTTCACAGATGATTTGAAAGAAGCATTACTTAGACGACGTTTTTCATTTGTTTTGTTACGTTTGATTTGTTGTTTGATATTAGCCACAACTTCACCTCCTAATTACCACAACTATTGTATCAAACCGCATACAAAATTGCAACAGTTTTCGCATTTTAATGGTAAAATAGTTATATTGATATGAGGTGTAGAGATGACAACAGCAAATAAAATAACAATTTTTAGAGTATTTTTAATTCCAGTCATGTTAATTTTAATCTATATTCCAGGATTAGAACAAGAAATTGGATTCTTAGATTTAAAATTAGCACGACTTTTATTTACAATAATTTTCATTATTGCATCATTAACAGACTTCCTAGATGGATATATTGCTAGAAAGTATAAACAAATTACTACATTTGGAAAATTCTTAGATCCACTTGCAGATAAAGTGTTAGTATTAACAGCATTTTTATATTTAATGATTTTAATGCCTGATAGAGTAACCGTATGGGCAGTAATGATTGTAATCATTAGAGAATTTATGGTAACAGGTATCAGACTACTTGCGGTAGAAAAAGGTGTAGTTATAGCTGCCTCTAAATACGGTAAGCTAAAAACAGCAACCACTATGGTAGCGTTAATTTGGTTATTATTTAATGATTTTGGGCTACCTGCAATCATAGGTGATATTCTTTTCTATCTAGCAATTATATTAACAGTAGTTTCTGGATTAGAATATTTCTTTAAAAATAAAAAAGTTATCTTAGAGAGTGTATAAAAGTAAAAACAATAATTTTCACTATAATAAAGTAGAGGTGTAAAAATGGCAGACGAGAAAAAACAAAAAGCATTAGAAGCTGCAATGAAAGAAATTGAAAAACAATTTGGTAAGGGTTCAATTATGAAACTAGATTCAGGAGTTGACCATACAATTGAAGCAATTTCTACAGGATCATTATCATTGGATATTGCTATGGGAATAGGTGGATATCCAAAAGGAAGAATCATAGAAGTTTATGGACCAGAAAGTTCAGGAAAAACTACTTTAACACTTCATGCAATAGCAGAAGCACAAAAAGCGGGTGGATATGTTGCATTTATTGATGCAGAACATGCCTTAGATCCTAAATATGCTAAAGCATTAGGTGTTGATATAGATAATTTACTTTTATCTCAACCTGATACAGGTGAACAAGCATTAGAAATCGCAGAAGCTCTAATTAGAAGCGGTAGCGTTGATTTAATTGTTATTGACTCTGTAGCGGCATTGGTTCCAGAAGCAGAAATCAATGGAGATATGGGAGACTCACATGTTGGGCTACATGCAAGAATGATGAGCCAAGCAATGAGAAAGCAATCAGGTATTATATCTAAATCAAATACAGTAGTCATTTATATTAACCAAATTAGAGAAAAAGTTGGCGTTATGTTTGGTTCACCTGAAACAACAACAGGTGGACGTGCCCTTAAATTCTTCTCATCAGTAAGATTAGAAATTAGAAGAGCAGAAGCAATCAAAGAAGGAACCGACATAGTTGGTATCAAATCTAATGTAAAAGTAGTTAAATCAAAAGTGGCACCACCTTTAAAAGTAGCTTCAGTAGATATCATGTATGGTAAAGGTATTTCAAAAGTTGGTGAAGTTTTAGATCTAGCAACTGAATTAGAATTAATCCAAAAAAGCGGTGCATGGTATGCATATAACGAAGAAAAAATTGGACAAGGTAGAGAAAATGCTAAAACATACCTTTTAAATCATCCAGAAATATATGAATTACTTGAAAAACAAATTAGAGAACATTATTTAGCTAAATAAGATGGGATAAAACCCATCTTTTTTTATAAAAAAAACTAGTGATTAACTAGCTTTAAAGGTTTTAATACTTATATTTTGTAAATCTGCTTTTAAGAAAAATGTTTGATTTTCAAAACTTGAATTCTTGTAAGTTAATGCAATATATAAATCAGGTCTTTTTACACTGATAAAGGCTAAAGTTGTTGTTGGATGCATAAAATTATAATCAATTGAAACACGTTTACTGTAAGAAGAAGAATTATTTTTTTCAACTAAATCTTTATCTAAAAGGGAATTTTTATTATCTATCCATTGAGTTTGAAGCACAAACTGTGCTTTAAGATTAGTAACATCAGACTGTTTTTTATCAATGTAACTATTAAATAAATAGTTACCGCCTACTAAAGTTTCTACTTCTTTTTCATCTTTTGTAGTAATAGACTTTTTAGGTGTTGTAATTCTATCTGGTTCAACAACAAAAGTGAAATCGCCTAAATCTACTTCAAATGTGTTAGAATCCTCGTGATAAGTTAGATTTCTAAAGTTAGAAGAAACTAACTCTTCATTAAAAGTTACTTTGTTATACTTTAAATAATTTCCTAAATAAAGAAAAGTTAAAAAAACTACCGGAACAATAATGACAAAAAAAACAACGAAAATAATTAATCTATATTGATATAAGTTGTTTAAAAATTTGTTGCTTGAAATTTGTTTTCTCATAAAATACCCCAATCCTATATAAAACTATAATCTAATTATAACAAAAAAACAATAAAAAACCAAAGAAATATCAATTGACTATTCTAACTTTACTATGTATAATGAAATAGTAGTTAAAATTAATAATAATCATCAAACTAAAAATGATGAATATAATAAAAAAATAATTGGAGGTGTACCTATGGGTATGATATTTTTAGATACCGGTACTATTGTTATCTCCAGTTTGCTAGCAGTTATTGCTTTAGTCATCGGATTCTTTGTTGGTTACTTTATTCGTGTAGCTCATCATGAAAAAAGTTTAAGACAAAGCCGTGAATTGGCTAAACAAATCGTTGAAGATGGACAAAAAGAAGCTGAAAAGCTGAAACGTGAAATGGTTTTAGAAGCAAAACAAGAAATTTTCGCATCAAGAAAAGAATTTGATAATGACATGCGTGAAAGACGTCAAGTTGTTATTAATTTAGAAGAAAAAGCTTCACAACGCGAAGATTCATTGAATAAGAGAACTGAATATCTTGATAAGAGAGAAGAAGGACTAGATTCTAAAGAACATAAACTTGATGAAAGAAAAGAAAATCTTGAACAACTAAATAGCAAAGTGGAAGAATTGGTTAAGGAACAAGAAGAAAAATTACAAGAAATTGCCGAATTGAGTAAAGAGGCTGCCAAGGATATCATTATGGCGGAAGTAAAAGATTCTTTATCAAATGAAATTGCAGCATACATCAAAGATGAAGAAGATAAGGCAAAAGATCAAGTGCATAACAAAGCAAAAGAAATACTTGCTTTAGCAATGCAAAAATATGCTGGTGATTCTACAAGTGAAAAAACTGTCAGTGTGGTAAGTATTCCAAATGAAGAAATGAAGGGACGTATTATTGGTCGTGAAGGACGTAATATACGTACACTAGAAGCATTAACAGGGGTAGATTTAATTATTGATGATACACCGGATGCGGTTGTATTAAGTGGATTTGACCCAATAAGAAGAGAAATCGCAAAACGTGCATTAGAAACATTAGTTTCAGATGGAAGAATCCATCCAGGACGTATTGAAGAAGTAGTTGAAAAAGCAAGAACAGAAGTTGATATATTCATTCGTGAAACTGGAGAAGAAGCTGTATTTACTGCCGGTATTGGTAGAATGCATCCAGATTTAATCAAACTTTTAGGTAGACTAAGTTTTAGAACTAGTTATGGGCAAAACGTATTAAAACATTCATTAGAAGTAGCGTTCTTAGCAGGTAAACTAGCGGCTGAGATTGGCGAAAATGAATTAATCGCTAAAAGAGCAGGGTTATTACATGATATCGGAAAAGCAGTAGACCACGAAATTGAAGGTAGTCACGTCGATATCGGTGTCGATATTGTAAAAAGATATAAAGAACCAAAAGAAGTAATAGATGCAATCGCATCTCACCATGGAGATAAAGAACCAGAAAGTATTATTGCGATTTTAGTAGCTGCGGCTGATGCCTTAAGTGCTGCACGCCCAGGTGCTAGAAGTGAATCAATGGATAATTATATTAAACGTTTATCACAATTAGAAGAAATATCTAATGGTATCCCTGGTGTAGACAAATCATATGCAATTCAAGCAGGTAGAGAAGTAAGAGTTATTGTTAAACCTGATAAAATTGATGATTTATCAACATTTGCTGTTGCAAGACAAATTAAAGAAAAAATCGAAGCAACTATGGCCTATCCAGGAACAATTAAAGTTACTGTTATTAGAGAAACAAGAGCAACCGATACAGCAAAATAAAATTTAAAGAGGCCATAGTGCCTCTTTGTTTATTCAAAAGGAAGACTATATG contains:
- a CDS encoding YqeG family HAD IIIA-type phosphatase, with translation MAIYNKCIPLAYYASIYEIPYQSYKQQGINALFFDLDNTIISYEETELTTEHVEFLQKLEKDFKVVIVSNARSSRVLTAIKGQFSYVYLSKKPFKGGYKKALKLASVNPDEVLMIGDQLMTDVYGASRMKIKAVLVKAVKRKSDHFFTRLNRKIEKLVLKKIKAKEPLIYKERLEDYVNGN
- a CDS encoding GTP-binding protein — encoded protein: MSTETKCLGCGSILQNSDKTMPGYVENLEATYCKSCYQLKNYGIATDHFHPESLPELKSKSLIVMVSSVMHLDMLFSYRVDRYYPNEKYLYIINQMDLLPESTNLDYLMDQIVRKARKNKIPYEDIVFMSALKKEDISSLEDYLLSYKEKIFIY
- the yqeK gene encoding bis(5'-nucleosyl)-tetraphosphatase (symmetrical) YqeK — encoded protein: MILEIRKAVEEKLEKHPERLKHVLGVYEMATKLAEHYNQEVEPIQIAALFHDYSKYDDLVDQIRYIDLKLVKKYSETPVMYHALAAAALLEYRYDIKNKEILSAIRKHVWGDENMSMADKIVLISDKIELGRTYPKVEHFRNLAFTDIDQAIYEFLVDNISYNKQQGNKIHDEQYLVIEKIKEQLDDKTRTDN
- the rsfS gene encoding ribosome silencing factor is translated as MTKLEQTIKILDDLNVKELVAYDFEKTSPFYDYFVIATVNDRQSMAAFSHFKKEMTEDVKNVEGKDSGWALIDLGDIIVHLFKEEERKFYNFDTRLLGVKKVY
- a CDS encoding class I SAM-dependent DNA methyltransferase, with translation MFAYYYDQLMEDIDYESILEPIIPYLNKEDLILDAGCGTGHILNYLRNTGFLYAKGIDNDENMLSVAGKKINKEDVLYYHDLNEVLPMQFDKILMLFDVTNYFEDIEIIFSNIYQGLKDNGLFIFDIYKIEYLEIMKNYQEEDEYPFSYKWHTQSKNHILSHDFSTHNYKLEFKQYLYETSYYEKILKKLGFKFKKISGNDERKEYYICNK
- a CDS encoding helix-hairpin-helix domain-containing protein, with product MKKASLILLLCLIFFITFKKEEQPQKIILPNTIKVEITGGVVIPGIYELKQTDTIAVLINLAHGFMPDADIKMVDLNEIIKNKKYHIPFKKSEVEKNYKYDLNSISYDELLSLGIKENRALEIIIYRKNKPFETLEELLNIKGIGEKTLEKIKDYFYIR
- a CDS encoding ComEC/Rec2 family competence protein, which gives rise to MKRLKTIFTLDDLHLYLLFVTIFILMIHYYLFVFIMLWTLIKVRKNKNIIIAFIILSFIIITIYIFIVKINFLKYGMIIEINKNEYYNQYAVKLLFKKIDVMSKTEFDIGDVIKVSGKIIQYEKELNPRGFNQKYFHLGNQVIGYIKTNEIIKIGSFKLFRVREYTQDFSKNEYISYMLLFYIYYKVVDKICYYFDLEERYQNIVYLVLTIVLMILFKMHYYLEFKLILLGIKIKCGNILSYHEKNNLAFIILILYQPTYILNQGFIVYLIIKTLLGLTQNKKIIILTLIPFILYWNQSFSLYDLLNLSYRNLKAILYPIQFFWKDYSNSHMLHYLSMTKLQLESIRFIYFKPNEVYFIGYFSSLIFIFKHKKIRIRQIYTLILLLMIVMIKYIIIDLNNNWVVFLDVGQGDTAVMKKNHQIIVVDAFDQSIDFLKTNGISKVDYLILTHSDLDHIKNAQKMIDQFKVETLIVSFYDNGYDIHHNNVIKIKDYMYHEKTEITFFGPFEKLESKNNNSVCFKIKINNKTILFTGDIEKEAEKNYIKRYGNNLKANLLKVAHHGSNTSSTMEFINYVNPSHAIISVGKNNTYGLPDIDVINSLKKKGIKVFITSENHAVTYNYKIFKNDIN
- the holA gene encoding DNA polymerase III subunit delta — its product is MDYLKKPSEDIKLIFLSSNLEDTNDLILALKKYTYIDTVETLEKEQYPEYIKRVLKNEGFIIDDIAANELSIRVDYDLYALDLEINKLKLYSYDTKKITIELIKELVSKNLEDNIYELTKLVLEEKIEKAHEVFKDLMQTNEEPLRIINQLGQRVRELMYAKDLLNQHYNQEQIAQYFNYKKGRAYFLIKDAKVVKQEKLEYLLSSLSQLDFKIKSGNIDKKIGLELLILGSV
- a CDS encoding 3'-5' exonuclease gives rise to the protein MLKNNKVLIFDFETSGLSPQDSQVIEIGAVLLEEKNNTYVVSKELNLLVTADKPLPAKIVEITNITDEMLLRDGVEPKEAFRQLSSMIDEQTLLVAYNIQFDLSFLQKMYQDFYEPSYKIKNDILDVMVVYKDRNEFPHRLENAVAKYKVSVLSTHRALDDVYATYEVLKALKAEKPVIKHYVNKIGYNPKYGVSGIKLPHVTYIPQYGNRLEVEKA
- the rpsT gene encoding 30S ribosomal protein S20, which encodes MANIKQQIKRNKTNEKRRLSNASFKSSVKTAIKEVHLAVAASDKDKAVSSLAVAHKKLDKGQSKGIYHTNFVARHKSSLTKLVNNL
- the pgsA gene encoding CDP-diacylglycerol--glycerol-3-phosphate 3-phosphatidyltransferase, translating into MTTANKITIFRVFLIPVMLILIYIPGLEQEIGFLDLKLARLLFTIIFIIASLTDFLDGYIARKYKQITTFGKFLDPLADKVLVLTAFLYLMILMPDRVTVWAVMIVIIREFMVTGIRLLAVEKGVVIAASKYGKLKTATTMVALIWLLFNDFGLPAIIGDILFYLAIILTVVSGLEYFFKNKKVILESV
- the recA gene encoding recombinase RecA gives rise to the protein MADEKKQKALEAAMKEIEKQFGKGSIMKLDSGVDHTIEAISTGSLSLDIAMGIGGYPKGRIIEVYGPESSGKTTLTLHAIAEAQKAGGYVAFIDAEHALDPKYAKALGVDIDNLLLSQPDTGEQALEIAEALIRSGSVDLIVIDSVAALVPEAEINGDMGDSHVGLHARMMSQAMRKQSGIISKSNTVVIYINQIREKVGVMFGSPETTTGGRALKFFSSVRLEIRRAEAIKEGTDIVGIKSNVKVVKSKVAPPLKVASVDIMYGKGISKVGEVLDLATELELIQKSGAWYAYNEEKIGQGRENAKTYLLNHPEIYELLEKQIREHYLAK
- the rny gene encoding ribonuclease Y; amino-acid sequence: MGMIFLDTGTIVISSLLAVIALVIGFFVGYFIRVAHHEKSLRQSRELAKQIVEDGQKEAEKLKREMVLEAKQEIFASRKEFDNDMRERRQVVINLEEKASQREDSLNKRTEYLDKREEGLDSKEHKLDERKENLEQLNSKVEELVKEQEEKLQEIAELSKEAAKDIIMAEVKDSLSNEIAAYIKDEEDKAKDQVHNKAKEILALAMQKYAGDSTSEKTVSVVSIPNEEMKGRIIGREGRNIRTLEALTGVDLIIDDTPDAVVLSGFDPIRREIAKRALETLVSDGRIHPGRIEEVVEKARTEVDIFIRETGEEAVFTAGIGRMHPDLIKLLGRLSFRTSYGQNVLKHSLEVAFLAGKLAAEIGENELIAKRAGLLHDIGKAVDHEIEGSHVDIGVDIVKRYKEPKEVIDAIASHHGDKEPESIIAILVAAADALSAARPGARSESMDNYIKRLSQLEEISNGIPGVDKSYAIQAGREVRVIVKPDKIDDLSTFAVARQIKEKIEATMAYPGTIKVTVIRETRATDTAK